The Trichocoleus sp. FACHB-46 genome has a segment encoding these proteins:
- a CDS encoding S-layer homology domain-containing protein, producing MLPNRRPTVRAGLAASLLVVLTACANSSTGNVFKDSLAADSKLRESTGNVGQPGGDGQTATNANRPADFPAEIPIYPESQLQDIVPVASPTPASPTPTGAATNATANPTEKATGQAQWTSGDPSNFVQSFYLQQLQTNGWQLVSQATQDLPATLVARRNDLQITVAIGATATFALPTPSDRPDNASPDTASPAPSSTPIPSSSSTSTVFTIDYAYESGSVASQAVNPNSEAPQPGDSEFVGPVLEGATASGTTSPATSTPVTANPQGFTDLDKAPKELRSYLKDLAQLGVLPLRSSDTKSAAANRSTLFEPNKIITRREYARWLVTANNRIYSDRSGQQVRLGSSGTKPVFQDVPKTNPDFEVIQGLAEAGIIPSPLSGEATVVSFRPDAPLTREVMLLWKLPLDTRQALPAASLDAVKETWGFQDAGKIDPKALRAVLADFQNGDLANIRRALGYTTLFQPKKSVTRAEAAATLWYFGSQGEGLSALELLQSPSGVTASPRPAGP from the coding sequence GTGCTACCCAATCGACGCCCCACTGTACGGGCTGGCTTGGCTGCCTCGCTGCTCGTTGTCTTAACGGCTTGTGCCAACAGCTCCACAGGTAATGTTTTCAAGGACTCTCTAGCGGCTGATTCTAAGTTGCGAGAGAGTACTGGCAATGTGGGGCAACCAGGGGGTGATGGGCAAACTGCAACGAATGCCAACCGACCCGCTGACTTTCCGGCAGAAATTCCGATTTATCCAGAGTCACAATTACAGGACATTGTTCCAGTCGCTAGTCCGACTCCTGCCAGTCCTACCCCGACAGGTGCCGCAACGAATGCCACTGCCAACCCAACGGAGAAGGCAACTGGACAAGCCCAATGGACCAGCGGTGATCCGAGTAACTTTGTACAAAGCTTTTATTTACAGCAGTTGCAAACCAATGGTTGGCAATTGGTAAGTCAGGCGACTCAAGATTTGCCTGCTACCTTGGTGGCACGGCGGAATGACTTACAAATCACAGTGGCGATTGGAGCTACGGCAACTTTTGCCTTGCCTACTCCCAGCGATCGCCCTGATAATGCTAGTCCTGATACTGCTAGCCCTGCCCCTAGCTCAACCCCCATCCCTAGTAGTTCATCCACCAGTACTGTATTCACGATTGATTACGCCTACGAGAGTGGCAGTGTTGCGTCTCAAGCGGTCAATCCCAATTCTGAGGCTCCCCAACCCGGTGATTCGGAGTTTGTCGGTCCCGTTTTAGAGGGAGCCACCGCATCAGGTACAACCAGCCCAGCCACATCCACACCTGTTACGGCGAATCCTCAAGGGTTCACCGACCTCGATAAAGCCCCAAAAGAACTGCGGTCTTACCTCAAAGATCTGGCACAGTTAGGAGTTTTACCCCTCCGCTCTAGCGACACCAAAAGCGCTGCTGCCAATCGCTCAACCCTGTTTGAGCCAAACAAAATCATTACTCGCCGTGAGTATGCCCGCTGGCTAGTTACAGCCAACAACCGCATTTATAGCGATCGCTCTGGGCAACAAGTTCGTTTGGGTTCTAGTGGTACCAAGCCTGTATTTCAAGATGTGCCGAAAACTAACCCAGATTTTGAAGTGATTCAAGGGCTAGCTGAAGCAGGTATTATTCCGAGTCCCTTGTCCGGTGAGGCGACTGTAGTCAGCTTTCGGCCCGATGCTCCATTGACGCGCGAAGTCATGTTGTTGTGGAAGTTGCCGCTCGATACCCGCCAAGCTCTGCCCGCTGCTTCTTTGGATGCAGTGAAAGAAACTTGGGGCTTTCAAGATGCTGGGAAAATTGATCCGAAAGCGCTGCGAGCGGTCTTGGCTGATTTTCAAAATGGGGATTTGGCCAATATTCGTCGAGCTTTGGGATATACCACGCTCTTTCAACCCAAAAAATCAGTGACGCGGGCAGAAGCCGCTGCTACCCTTTGGTACTTTGGCTCTCAGGGAGAAGGGTTGTCGGCGCTGGAGTTATTGCAAAGTCCGTCAGGGGTGACTGCGTCGCCTCGCCCAGCTGGTCCTTAA
- a CDS encoding CBS domain-containing protein, whose product MPKTVAEVMSRNPITVKPETPLQEVVQILAERRISGLPVVDQSDKLIGVVSETDLMWQETGATPPAYIMILDSVIYLENPSRYERDLHKALGQTVGEVMSRDPVTTNPDQPLQEAARLMHERSIHRLPVLDATGHVIGILTRGDIVRAMAAHQD is encoded by the coding sequence ATGCCCAAAACTGTTGCGGAAGTCATGAGCCGCAATCCCATCACCGTTAAGCCTGAAACCCCGCTTCAGGAAGTGGTTCAGATTTTGGCAGAGCGACGAATCAGTGGCCTACCAGTCGTTGATCAGTCCGACAAATTAATCGGTGTTGTTTCCGAAACAGATTTGATGTGGCAGGAAACTGGAGCCACCCCCCCTGCCTACATCATGATTTTAGATAGTGTGATCTATTTAGAAAATCCATCCCGTTACGAGCGGGACTTACATAAAGCCCTGGGTCAAACTGTGGGGGAAGTGATGAGTCGCGACCCGGTGACGACAAATCCCGATCAACCACTGCAAGAGGCCGCTCGTTTAATGCACGAGCGTAGTATTCATCGCCTGCCTGTTTTAGATGCCACGGGTCACGTCATTGGGATTTTAACGCGGGGTGACATTGTCCGAGCGATGGCTGCCCACCAAGATTAA
- the nblB gene encoding phycobilisome degradation protein NblB, which yields MSITPESVQALLHSEDFGDRLRGVNQLRQLEPATAFELIQTAVADSSARVRYAAVSQLSSLGHHDLAQTATILRDRLHNDSEPDVQAAAADSLGALKLQDALEDLQQLYQQTPEWLVQFSIIAALGELGDPRGFELLETALTSENELVEMAAIGSLGELGDRRAIPLLVSYASHPDWQVRHRLVQALGRLGGAEAQSALTTLAQDQVPQVAQEAQETLQSV from the coding sequence ATGAGTATTACGCCCGAATCTGTGCAAGCTTTACTGCACTCAGAAGACTTTGGCGATCGCCTGCGAGGAGTGAATCAACTCCGCCAGCTAGAGCCTGCTACGGCCTTTGAACTGATTCAAACCGCAGTAGCAGATAGTAGTGCAAGAGTTCGCTATGCGGCGGTCAGCCAGCTTTCCTCCCTGGGCCACCACGATCTAGCTCAAACCGCAACGATTTTGCGCGATCGCTTACACAATGACTCAGAGCCTGATGTGCAAGCTGCCGCTGCTGATTCCTTGGGAGCCTTGAAACTACAGGATGCGCTGGAAGATCTACAGCAACTTTATCAACAAACCCCAGAGTGGTTGGTGCAGTTCAGTATCATTGCGGCCTTGGGAGAACTCGGTGATCCCCGTGGTTTTGAGTTGTTAGAAACGGCCCTGACTTCTGAAAACGAATTAGTTGAAATGGCGGCGATCGGTTCGCTTGGGGAATTAGGCGATCGCCGCGCTATTCCTTTGTTGGTGTCCTATGCCTCTCATCCTGACTGGCAAGTCCGCCATCGGTTGGTGCAAGCTTTAGGACGACTCGGTGGAGCCGAAGCGCAGTCAGCGTTGACAACGTTAGCTCAAGACCAAGTGCCGCAAGTAGCTCAGGAAGCCCAAGAAACCTTGCAATCTGTCTAA
- a CDS encoding PEP-CTERM sorting domain-containing protein has protein sequence MNPCKSLVAVAAISTLMSVSAPAQAFSFAGATSNTDGSFSFANTTNVQFDFFASHGAYQSDFNVYDSSKKFVTTLFTELQAKDPGSSNKNDAKGTCPLSVQPCQTTFTFAKGVSYFLGLTAKGAKTVYTDSAETSFNFVSGSETFDYYTNFKGNGSDLSQRTKKTITAAPGTTLIAVNDSWKGDRDYNDFIVTAESVPEPGTIGALLGVGALGFMGRRRKAGAAEKA, from the coding sequence ATGAATCCTTGCAAATCTTTAGTAGCTGTAGCTGCTATTTCTACCCTAATGAGTGTTTCTGCTCCTGCACAAGCTTTTAGCTTCGCGGGTGCTACCTCTAATACAGACGGGAGTTTCTCCTTCGCCAACACGACTAATGTTCAGTTTGACTTCTTTGCATCCCATGGTGCATATCAATCTGATTTCAATGTCTATGACTCCAGCAAAAAGTTCGTGACAACCTTATTCACAGAGCTTCAGGCCAAAGACCCAGGTAGCAGCAACAAGAACGATGCGAAAGGAACCTGTCCTTTATCCGTACAGCCTTGCCAAACTACCTTTACATTCGCTAAAGGTGTCAGCTACTTCCTCGGCTTGACTGCCAAGGGAGCCAAAACTGTCTATACAGATTCTGCTGAAACCTCCTTCAATTTCGTCAGCGGTAGTGAAACCTTTGATTACTACACAAACTTCAAGGGTAATGGCTCCGACTTGAGTCAACGAACCAAGAAAACCATCACTGCTGCACCAGGAACTACCTTGATTGCTGTAAATGATTCTTGGAAAGGGGACAGAGATTATAACGACTTTATCGTGACTGCGGAATCTGTACCTGAACCAGGCACAATTGGTGCATTGCTAGGAGTCGGTGCGCTTGGTTTCATGGGTCGTCGTCGCAAAGCAGGTGCAGCTGAGAAAGCGTAA
- a CDS encoding glycosyltransferase: MIVNPNFRDLHGLRRKLNHATLDDTVKQPHFYLLFPNIFGYMGGIQVYSAVLLRALQELYPEAEYDVFLKYDRSDKVNLQDLEFLPQTRFHYFGQSHGDRNLWRRYGMASLAAAKMVGLGLRQRPTLILTTHLDFYSVVFDWFKRLTGVPYGVVLHGLEAWNVENAALKAVLQRADQVMAVSHYTRDRLLREQSLPSDHVTVLPNAFDASRFKIAPKPNYLLERYSLTPDQPVILTVSRLDQNTGYKGYNQIIQALVEIRHHIPNAHYVLAGKGNNVPYIEALVHQLNLQDCVTLTGFVPESELCDHYNLCDVFALPSRGEGFGIVYLEALACGKPVLAGNQDGAVDPLLNGEIGCLVDPDDVEAIAKNLTQILQGTHPNSLLGQPEILRRKTIENFEFAQFRRILSQSLQSLQLPQI, encoded by the coding sequence ATGATTGTTAACCCAAACTTCAGGGATCTACATGGGTTACGCCGTAAGTTGAATCATGCGACCTTGGACGACACTGTGAAGCAGCCTCACTTCTATTTACTCTTTCCCAACATTTTTGGCTACATGGGTGGCATTCAAGTTTACTCTGCAGTGTTACTTCGGGCGTTGCAGGAGTTATATCCAGAAGCTGAATATGATGTGTTTCTAAAATATGACCGCTCTGACAAAGTTAACCTTCAAGACTTGGAGTTTTTGCCTCAGACTCGGTTTCACTACTTTGGGCAATCTCATGGCGATCGCAATCTATGGCGACGGTATGGGATGGCGAGCCTAGCAGCAGCCAAAATGGTTGGCTTAGGGCTTCGGCAGCGCCCGACCCTGATTTTGACAACCCACTTAGATTTTTACAGCGTGGTCTTTGATTGGTTTAAGCGTCTGACGGGGGTACCGTACGGCGTGGTTTTACATGGCTTGGAAGCTTGGAATGTTGAGAACGCAGCGCTCAAGGCTGTGCTCCAGCGAGCTGACCAAGTGATGGCAGTCAGCCACTACACGCGCGATCGCTTGTTACGCGAACAGTCTCTGCCGTCAGATCATGTAACTGTGTTGCCCAACGCCTTTGATGCTAGCCGCTTTAAAATTGCGCCTAAACCAAACTATTTATTAGAGCGTTACAGTTTAACTCCTGATCAACCCGTGATCTTGACTGTCTCTCGCCTTGATCAAAATACTGGCTACAAGGGTTACAACCAAATTATTCAGGCATTGGTAGAAATTCGGCATCATATCCCAAATGCCCACTATGTGCTAGCTGGTAAGGGGAACAATGTGCCTTACATAGAAGCATTGGTGCACCAGCTCAATCTTCAAGATTGTGTCACCCTAACCGGATTTGTGCCCGAGTCAGAACTTTGCGATCACTACAATCTTTGTGATGTGTTTGCCTTACCAAGCCGTGGAGAAGGGTTCGGCATTGTTTATTTAGAGGCTTTAGCTTGCGGCAAACCAGTTCTGGCCGGAAACCAAGACGGAGCCGTTGATCCCCTCCTCAATGGGGAAATAGGCTGCTTGGTTGATCCCGATGATGTAGAGGCGATCGCGAAAAATCTCACACAGATCCTCCAGGGAACTCACCCTAATTCTTTGCTGGGCCAGCCAGAAATTCTCCGTCGAAAAACCATTGAGAATTTTGAGTTTGCCCAATTTCGCCGCATCTTATCTCAATCATTACAGTCCTTGCAACTACCGCAAATCTAG
- a CDS encoding ATP-binding protein codes for MISVSLRPVGRNWGTVSFASTLYLYPVLDLLLAEVPAQWQAELRLGLQEALVNAAKHGNKLDPSKTVLVRFSVVENQYWWVISDQGSGFAPPTSCSSGCSEHLPHNEKECGRGLYILYQVFDRVQWNASGTELRLCKEVSNRFKLPLVR; via the coding sequence GTGATTTCGGTTTCACTTCGGCCTGTAGGGCGCAATTGGGGCACAGTTAGCTTTGCTTCTACCCTTTATCTCTATCCAGTTCTAGATTTACTGCTTGCAGAGGTTCCAGCTCAGTGGCAAGCAGAGCTTAGGCTAGGGCTACAAGAAGCACTAGTGAACGCGGCGAAGCATGGGAACAAACTAGACCCTAGCAAGACAGTTCTAGTTCGCTTCTCTGTAGTGGAAAATCAGTACTGGTGGGTGATTTCAGATCAGGGATCAGGGTTCGCGCCTCCTACCTCTTGTAGCTCTGGTTGTTCAGAACACCTACCTCATAACGAGAAAGAATGCGGTCGGGGTCTGTACATTCTTTACCAAGTGTTTGACCGAGTGCAGTGGAACGCTTCTGGGACTGAGTTAAGACTGTGCAAAGAGGTGAGTAATCGTTTCAAGTTGCCTCTGGTTCGCTAA
- a CDS encoding DUF6439 family protein: MPDATSKPAAIAQGLTAPQTAHLQELSTLELAQALAARLTLTDMDWHRLKSNRKVRASEQAAAALVFLLKDQPEEALARFRQAAGWLDRSVSAPPCPTHGHRPASYPPSSDSEV; encoded by the coding sequence ATGCCGGATGCAACTTCCAAACCAGCAGCGATCGCTCAAGGTCTCACTGCCCCTCAGACCGCACATCTGCAAGAATTGAGCACTCTCGAACTGGCTCAAGCCCTAGCAGCCCGCTTGACCTTAACAGACATGGACTGGCATCGGCTAAAGTCTAACCGGAAAGTGCGTGCTAGCGAACAAGCCGCCGCCGCTTTAGTTTTTTTGCTCAAAGATCAACCAGAAGAAGCTTTAGCCCGTTTTCGCCAAGCCGCTGGATGGCTCGATCGTTCTGTGTCTGCGCCTCCGTGCCCAACACATGGCCATCGCCCAGCCAGCTACCCACCCAGCTCCGATTCCGAAGTTTGA
- a CDS encoding TRAFs-binding domain-containing protein, with translation MKLPPESSSPSPPEPDAELTHADESSATFDQEFAETVQELERSLQSLKERYTQIQDDQSRQNNLQQHLDQVQRDLRRTRSQEVRQELQAELKQIRQQLDALEVALESQLLSWNSLKDVFWQAMRFGGLGVVVGWILKSCAN, from the coding sequence ATGAAGCTACCGCCCGAATCATCATCGCCTTCACCGCCTGAACCGGATGCCGAACTGACTCATGCTGATGAATCTTCAGCGACTTTCGATCAAGAGTTTGCGGAGACGGTACAGGAACTAGAGCGATCGCTGCAATCTCTCAAAGAACGTTACACTCAAATTCAGGACGACCAATCCCGTCAGAACAATCTGCAACAGCATTTGGACCAAGTGCAACGTGACTTGCGACGGACGCGATCGCAGGAAGTACGCCAAGAACTCCAAGCAGAACTCAAGCAAATTCGGCAGCAGTTAGATGCCTTGGAGGTCGCCCTAGAAAGCCAGTTACTCTCCTGGAACAGCTTGAAGGATGTTTTCTGGCAAGCGATGCGTTTTGGTGGTTTGGGCGTTGTTGTAGGCTGGATTTTGAAGTCCTGTGCCAATTAG
- the asnS gene encoding asparagine--tRNA ligase: protein MIATRRIAEVLRSGEPNEAIAVQGWVRTKRELKGFAFVEVNDGSALASLQAVLNQDLPNYEEVLKQANTGASIEISGVLVPSQGKGQRIELQAQSVTVYGEADPESFPLQKKRHSFEFLRTIGHLRPRTNTLGAVFRVRNACAAAIHEFFQERGFLWVHTPVITASDCEGAGEMFAVTNLNLKQVPLTDAKEIDYSQDFFGRPAYLTVSGQLEAEIMAMAFSNVYTFGPTFRAENSNTSRHLAEFWMVEPEMAFCDLDGDMDLAEAFLKHIFKTVLERCPEDMEFFNQRIDDTVLATADNIINNQFERLTYTDAIALLEKCDRKFEYPVEWGLDLQSEHERYLAEEVFKKPVILTDYPTQIKAFYMRLSDDEKTVRAMDILAPKIGEIIGGSQREERLDVLERRIKAQGLDPEIYWWYLDLRRYGTVPHAGFGLGFERLVQFMTGMTNIRDVIPFPRTPLSADF from the coding sequence ATGATAGCGACACGACGGATTGCAGAAGTATTGCGCAGCGGTGAACCCAATGAAGCGATCGCCGTTCAGGGTTGGGTGCGAACCAAGCGAGAGTTGAAGGGCTTTGCTTTCGTAGAAGTTAACGATGGCTCTGCTTTAGCCAGCTTACAAGCGGTGCTGAACCAAGACTTGCCCAACTATGAGGAAGTGCTGAAGCAGGCCAACACGGGTGCCTCGATCGAGATTTCTGGGGTTCTAGTTCCTTCTCAGGGCAAGGGACAGCGAATTGAGCTGCAAGCCCAATCGGTAACGGTTTACGGAGAAGCCGATCCAGAGAGCTTTCCTTTACAGAAGAAGCGGCATTCGTTTGAGTTTCTGCGTACTATTGGTCATTTGCGTCCTCGCACGAACACCCTAGGGGCTGTATTCCGGGTGCGGAATGCTTGTGCCGCTGCGATCCACGAATTTTTCCAAGAGCGGGGCTTTTTGTGGGTCCATACCCCTGTGATCACGGCGAGTGACTGTGAAGGGGCGGGGGAAATGTTTGCAGTCACGAACCTGAATCTGAAACAGGTGCCGCTAACGGACGCGAAAGAAATTGATTACAGCCAAGACTTTTTCGGGAGACCTGCCTACTTGACGGTGAGTGGGCAGCTCGAAGCCGAAATCATGGCAATGGCATTCAGTAATGTCTATACGTTTGGTCCGACGTTTCGAGCTGAGAACTCTAACACTTCCCGCCACTTAGCTGAGTTCTGGATGGTGGAGCCAGAGATGGCTTTCTGTGACCTAGACGGCGATATGGATTTGGCCGAAGCGTTCCTGAAACATATCTTCAAGACGGTGTTGGAGCGCTGCCCGGAAGATATGGAGTTTTTCAATCAGCGGATTGATGATACAGTGCTGGCGACGGCGGACAACATCATCAATAATCAGTTTGAGCGGCTGACTTATACTGATGCGATCGCCCTACTGGAGAAATGCGATCGTAAGTTTGAGTACCCTGTGGAGTGGGGTCTAGATTTGCAGTCGGAGCATGAGCGCTACTTGGCGGAAGAAGTATTCAAAAAGCCTGTAATTTTGACAGATTACCCAACGCAGATCAAGGCGTTCTACATGCGCCTAAGTGATGATGAGAAAACGGTGCGGGCAATGGATATTCTGGCCCCTAAGATTGGGGAGATTATCGGCGGTTCGCAACGGGAGGAGCGCCTAGATGTGCTGGAGCGGCGGATTAAAGCCCAAGGATTAGACCCAGAGATTTATTGGTGGTATCTCGATTTGCGTCGTTATGGAACGGTGCCCCATGCGGGTTTTGGTTTGGGGTTTGAGCGGTTGGTGCAGTTTATGACGGGGATGACGAATATTCGAGATGTGATTCCGTTCCCGCGTACGCCTTTAAGTGCTGATTTTTAG
- a CDS encoding DASH family cryptochrome codes for MAEKRVLIWYRNDLRLHDHEPLHEALQAGAEVVPFYCFDARQFDQTSFGFPKTGAFRAQFLLEAIADLRESLRSLGSDLVVRRGLPEAIIPELVNQLQISAVYCYGEVTSEETVIERALKTALQPLGVELKTLWGQTLYHPDNLPFEIAELPELFTNFRKQVEKYANVDPALPKPQKLPSLPDVEVGELPQLADLGLELPVVDERAVVQFKGGETAGLARLHEYFWQRDRLKTYKETRNGMLGADYSSKFSPWLSLGCLSPRYIYEQVQEYESQRIKNDSTYWLIFELLWRDYFRFVCAKHGDRVFYRSGLQGLAIAWKDDPERFELWRQGQTGFPLVDANMRELAATGFMSNRGRQNVASFLTKNLGIDWRIGAEYFESMLIDYDVCSNWGNWNYTAGVGNDARGFRFFNILKQSKDYDPQGEYVKHWLPELANVPAAKVHEPWKLQPVEQQRFNVRIGVDYPRPVVDLFKSAEANEKIYNAATPQNQRPISKRSGKTARLR; via the coding sequence GTGGCTGAAAAACGAGTTTTGATTTGGTATCGCAATGATTTGCGGCTCCATGACCATGAGCCTCTGCATGAAGCGCTGCAGGCTGGGGCTGAGGTGGTTCCTTTTTATTGTTTTGATGCTCGGCAGTTTGATCAAACCTCGTTTGGTTTTCCAAAGACGGGGGCGTTTCGGGCGCAGTTTCTGTTGGAGGCGATCGCAGATTTACGGGAAAGCTTGCGATCGCTGGGCAGTGATTTGGTGGTGCGTCGGGGTTTGCCTGAGGCCATCATTCCGGAACTAGTTAATCAACTGCAGATCTCGGCGGTTTACTGTTATGGCGAGGTTACGTCTGAGGAGACGGTGATCGAAAGGGCATTAAAAACTGCACTACAACCTTTAGGGGTGGAGCTGAAGACTTTGTGGGGTCAGACGCTTTATCATCCCGATAATTTGCCGTTTGAGATTGCTGAGCTACCGGAGCTGTTCACCAATTTCCGGAAGCAGGTGGAGAAGTATGCCAATGTCGATCCCGCGTTGCCGAAGCCTCAGAAGTTGCCTTCTTTGCCCGACGTAGAGGTGGGTGAGTTGCCGCAACTGGCAGATTTGGGTTTGGAGCTGCCTGTTGTGGATGAACGTGCGGTGGTGCAGTTCAAAGGTGGGGAGACGGCAGGGCTGGCAAGGCTGCATGAATATTTTTGGCAGCGCGATCGCCTCAAAACCTATAAGGAGACGCGCAATGGCATGTTGGGGGCAGACTATTCGTCGAAGTTTTCGCCTTGGCTGTCGTTGGGTTGTTTGTCGCCGCGTTACATCTATGAGCAGGTGCAGGAATATGAGTCCCAGCGGATTAAGAATGATTCAACCTACTGGCTGATTTTTGAGCTGCTGTGGCGCGATTATTTCCGGTTTGTCTGTGCCAAACATGGCGATCGCGTGTTCTATCGCTCTGGCTTGCAAGGGTTGGCGATCGCATGGAAAGATGACCCGGAGCGTTTTGAGCTGTGGAGGCAAGGGCAAACGGGTTTTCCGCTGGTGGATGCCAATATGCGAGAGCTGGCGGCAACGGGATTTATGTCCAATCGCGGTCGTCAAAATGTCGCGAGCTTCTTGACGAAGAATTTGGGCATTGATTGGCGAATCGGTGCGGAGTATTTCGAGTCGATGCTGATTGACTACGATGTGTGCAGCAACTGGGGCAACTGGAACTATACGGCTGGTGTGGGCAATGATGCCCGTGGCTTCCGCTTTTTCAATATTCTCAAGCAGTCGAAAGATTACGACCCGCAGGGTGAATATGTGAAGCACTGGCTACCAGAGCTAGCCAATGTTCCTGCTGCGAAAGTACATGAACCGTGGAAACTGCAACCTGTCGAACAACAGCGCTTCAACGTCAGAATTGGTGTGGATTATCCGCGTCCAGTAGTGGATCTATTCAAGTCGGCGGAGGCGAATGAGAAAATCTATAACGCTGCCACTCCTCAGAATCAGCGCCCGATTTCTAAACGCAGCGGTAAAACGGCTCGACTCCGGTAA
- a CDS encoding sugar O-acetyltransferase: MKSEKDKMLSSELYDPLDPQLCAERRRARLLIKTLNDSRDDQPEERRRIIQELFKITNEEVWIEPPFFCDYGTNITLGNKVFFNFNCVVLDVAEVLIGSNVMFGPAVQIYTATHPLSASDRRTGLELAKPIEIGSDVWVGGGALILPGVQIGAGSVIGAGSVVTKSIPEGVLAVGNPCRIIREVKD, encoded by the coding sequence ATGAAAAGCGAAAAGGACAAGATGCTGAGCAGTGAGCTTTATGACCCACTCGACCCTCAACTTTGCGCTGAACGCCGTCGGGCTCGCCTGTTAATCAAGACGCTCAATGATTCCCGCGATGACCAACCGGAGGAGCGTCGCCGCATTATCCAAGAGTTGTTCAAAATCACAAATGAAGAGGTTTGGATTGAGCCACCGTTCTTCTGCGACTATGGCACTAACATCACATTGGGCAATAAGGTTTTCTTTAATTTCAACTGCGTTGTTTTAGACGTTGCCGAAGTTTTGATTGGTAGCAATGTCATGTTTGGGCCTGCGGTGCAAATCTACACAGCGACTCATCCACTCAGCGCTAGCGATCGCCGTACAGGTTTGGAACTGGCTAAGCCAATAGAGATCGGCTCAGATGTCTGGGTTGGCGGTGGTGCCCTGATCCTTCCGGGTGTCCAGATTGGGGCGGGTTCAGTCATTGGGGCAGGCAGTGTAGTGACGAAGAGCATTCCAGAGGGAGTACTTGCAGTAGGCAATCCTTGCCGTATCATTCGTGAGGTGAAGGATTAG
- a CDS encoding 1-acyl-sn-glycerol-3-phosphate acyltransferase: MGSPPSEQPTFDVVGKSRSDDLGAIQALPKLTPAVVQRVQEGLAAARDRTVRASIQSALDETEAIARGQFERPVSGEFRRTVLRSLIHSLFRVRVEYPERIPQGPALLAANHLNHIDPFLLLSEVPGVPYYHILADARTLYNKWWKRQVLRQARGVIPVERRWREETAVIEAAKCDRPDLAELAAALEQDVPAGNAIAALRQIDRAVQAIFAHGDGIILFPEGGLGTLEGQLRLPLKRGTVIYALRAGVPIVPVALIGTKDLYFRKTLTVRFGEPLHFPASHRPKPHEAQAAMDALQAALLQLLPLDYQEPNGVRLFRKSLNHLFW, translated from the coding sequence ATGGGCAGTCCCCCTTCTGAGCAGCCAACTTTTGATGTGGTGGGTAAATCGCGATCGGATGATCTAGGAGCGATTCAAGCGCTACCTAAGTTAACTCCAGCGGTGGTGCAGCGGGTGCAAGAGGGGTTAGCGGCAGCTCGCGATCGCACAGTTCGAGCCAGTATTCAATCAGCACTAGATGAGACAGAGGCGATCGCGAGAGGTCAGTTTGAGCGACCCGTATCAGGTGAGTTTCGGCGAACTGTGTTGCGATCGCTGATTCACAGTTTGTTTCGGGTGCGAGTGGAATATCCGGAGCGGATTCCCCAAGGCCCAGCTCTGCTTGCAGCTAACCATCTTAATCACATTGACCCGTTCTTGCTGCTCTCGGAAGTTCCAGGTGTGCCGTACTACCACATCTTGGCGGATGCCCGGACGCTCTATAACAAGTGGTGGAAGCGGCAGGTGTTACGGCAGGCGCGGGGGGTGATTCCGGTCGAGCGGCGCTGGCGAGAGGAAACTGCGGTGATAGAGGCGGCCAAATGCGATCGCCCCGATTTGGCTGAGCTAGCAGCGGCTTTGGAGCAAGATGTTCCGGCGGGGAATGCGATCGCGGCTTTGCGGCAAATTGATCGGGCGGTGCAAGCAATTTTTGCTCACGGTGATGGCATTATCCTGTTTCCGGAGGGGGGATTGGGCACGCTAGAAGGACAATTGCGTTTACCCTTAAAACGGGGGACTGTGATCTATGCATTGCGGGCAGGAGTACCCATTGTGCCAGTTGCGTTAATCGGCACCAAAGACCTCTATTTTCGTAAAACTTTAACGGTCAGGTTTGGTGAACCGCTGCACTTTCCTGCCTCCCATCGCCCCAAACCTCATGAAGCCCAAGCCGCCATGGACGCATTGCAAGCGGCTTTGCTGCAACTGTTGCCCCTAGATTATCAGGAACCAAACGGGGTGAGGCTATTCCGCAAATCTCTGAATCACCTGTTTTGGTAA